One segment of Solanum lycopersicum chromosome 1, SLM_r2.1 DNA contains the following:
- the LOC101265078 gene encoding pentatricopeptide repeat-containing protein At3g61520, mitochondrial-like, which produces MKLAAARKFLLHLPALPKTGSISGLRCFSGEIDDTQKPLPQPPISFAVPEIVSLLKTTDHNDWISNSELVEYLHTPPSPTSLLKITRQLGSTEKALQFFEFFKTHSSSSSSNPSSLSFTFQAILEQAMREEKSDVPRKLFQLFSFAKDRKIPLSINAGTLLMRCFGRAKMLEESISVYHELDSDSRNTNVVNLLLDCLFRGRNIDDGFKVLDEMLKRDSDFPPNNSTVDIVLSAMWKSNWVGRRMSVEEIYGLLVRFFEHGVFLDDVWFTKLITKFCRSGKCDKAWDLLHDMMKLGGQVKASSFNALLCGLGREHDFQKMNLLMNEMKEKEVNPDVVTFGIFINYLCKCYRVDEALQVFEKMGGSGTDGVLVKPDLVLYNTLIDGLCKVGKQEEGLKLMEKMRLENVCVPNTITYNCLIDGYCKAGEIERSLELFDQMKKDRVVPNVITMNTLLHGMCKFGRVSSAMRFFAEMQERGLKGNAITYTILITTFCSVNNIDRAMSLFNEMSEDGCLPDARAYYSLIMGLCQARRTDEASCIASKAKEAGVDLDIICYNSLIGALCRKNKIEEAQKMLKDMEEAGIKPDCYTYNTLISYFSEKGQFTFASRIMKRMIDDGYLPDVVTYGALIHAYCVAGNLDEAMTIFQNMSSAINVPPNTVIYNILIDTLRKSDKLEAAISLLGDMKDKGVRPNTKTFNALFKGLRERNWVEKALEIMDQMTENACNPDYITMEVLTPWLSDIGETEKLRSFVEGYKVSTSTA; this is translated from the coding sequence ATGAAACTCGCAGCTGCAAGAAAATTCCTCCTCCATCTCCCCGCACTGCCGAAAACCGGCAGTATTTCCGGCTTGAGATGCTTCTCCGGCGAGATCGACGATACACAGAAACCTCTGCCACAGCCGCCAATCTCCTTTGCCGTTCCCGAAATAGTCTCCCTTCTGAAAACTACCGATCACAATGACTGGATTTCCAACTCCGAGCTGGTTGAATATCTTCATACTCCTCCTTCCCCAACTTCCCTTCTCAAAATTACTCGCCAATTGGGGTCCACTGAAAAAGCTTTacaattttttgaattcttCAAGACTCATAGTTCGAGTTCATCATCAAACCCCTCTTCTCTTTCCTTCACATTTCAAGCTATTCTCGAACAAGCAATGCGTGAAGAAAAATCTGACGTACCCCGGAAGCTATTTCAACTGTTTTCCTTTGCTAAAGACCGAAAAATCCCTTTATCGATAAATGCTGGGACTCTTCTTATGCGATGCTTTGGGCGAGCCAAAATGCTGGAGGAATCGATATCTGTATACCATGAGCTAGACTCGGATTCAAGAAATACAAATGTGGTTAATTTGTTGTTGGACTGTTTGTTTCGTGGAAGGAATATTGATGATGGGTTCAAGGTGCTCGACGAAATGCTCAAAAGGGATAGTGATTTTCCTCCGAACAATAGTACGGTGGATATTGTTCTGAGTGCTATGTGGAAGAGTAATTGGGTGGGGAGAAGGATGAGTGTGGAGGAAATCTATGGACTTCTTGTGAGATTCTTCGAGCATGGTGTGTTCTTGGATGATGTGTGGTTTACTAAATTGATTACCAAGTTTTGTCGAAGTGGGAAGTGTGATAAGGCCTGGGACCTTTTGCATGATATGATGAAGTTGGGTGGTCAGGTGAAAGCTTCTTCATTCAATGCCCTTTTGTGCGGGTTAGGCCGGGAGCATGATTTTCAAAAGATGAATTTGCTTATGAATGAGATGAAGGAAAAGGAAGTTAACCCGGATGTTGTGACATTTGGGATTTTCATCAATTATTTGTGCAAATGTTACAGGGTCGATGAGGCACTTCAGGTGTTTGAGAAGATGGGAGGGAGTGGAACTGATGGGGTTCTTGTTAAACCAGACCTTGTTCTCTACAATACATTGATTGATGGACTTTGCAAGGTAGGGAAACAAGAAGAAGGGTTAAAGTTGATGGAGAAGATGAGATTGGAGAATGTATGTGTACCTAATACTATTACCTACAATTGCTTGATAGATGGTTACTGCAAAGCAGGTGAGATTGAGAGGTCATTGGAGCTTTTTGACCAGATGAAAAAGGACAGGGTTGTGCCAAATGTCATAACTATGAATACTTTGCTCCATGGAATGTGTAAGTTCGGGAGAGTTAGCAGTGCTATGAGATTTTTTGCTGAGATGCAAGAGAGGGGTTTAAAGGGGAATGCAATCACCTACACCATCCTCATTACGACTTTTTGCAGTGTCAACAATATTGACAGAGCAATGAGTTTGTTCAATGAAATGTCAGAAGATGGGTGTCTCCCTGATGCCAGGGCATACTACAGTTTGATCATGGGCCTTTGCCAGGCTCGAAGAACAGATGAGGCCTCCTGTATTGCTTCAAAGGCGAAAGAAGCTGGGGTTGACTTGGATATTATCTGCTACAATTCTCTGATTGGGGCACTTTGTAGGAAAAATAAGATTGAGGAAGCACAGAAGATGCTTAAAGATATGGAAGAGGCAGGTATCAAACCTGACTGTTACACCTACAACActttaatatcatatttcagCGAGAAGGGGCAATTTACATTTGCCAGTAGAATTATGAAGAGGATGATTGATGATGGTTATTTGCCTGATGTTGTTACATATGGAGCATTAATTCATGCATATTGCGTAGCTGGAAATCTTGATGAAGCTATGACAATATTCCAGAATATGAGTTCAGCTATTAATGTGCCACCAAACACAGTCATATACAATATTTTGATTGACACTCTCCGCAAGAGTGACAAATTAGAAGCTGCTATTTCTTTGTTGGGTGATATGAAGGACAAAGGGGTAAGACCAAATACCAAAACATTCAATGCCCTCTTTAAAGGTCTTCGGGAGAGGAATTGGGTTGAAAAGGCACTTGAAATAATGGACCAAATGACTGAAAATGCATGTAATCCTGACTACATTACCATGGAAGTCCTCACTCCATGGCTTTCTGACATTGGTGAAACAGAAAAGTTGCGGAGTTTTGTGGAAGGATACAAGGTTTCTACTTCAACTGCCTAA
- the LOC101265377 gene encoding E4 SUMO-protein ligase PIAL2-like isoform X2, with protein sequence MEKPTSSSVNVPTAGTASMLVETVADLMSMYMQTGHLNNLSVFSDLCLSLAKGIDHAVANNEVPLRSHELPSLLKQVYKYRSDFSIQEASMVLLMYVKSACKVGWFRNEDANDLLKLTQEVSRYFSSAEDVDVEPRCVQPFVSRVLPRFCPKLRMDRIIAAFQIKPGFGAFHAGFHIIRGMFSPGKEDILLLVTNVDNMETSSCMIAPPETSFLLNGNRLEGTTKDCVQQFPTIITKMLKYGVNLLQVIGKFNGNYIAVIGTMSSLPSLASKDCSRAPLAHSDLEIVETSSRVSLNWPISNSCQVSNQAGDELVDIITAANGSRKPILWDDGNPSQIYSKSQSNKQLAHENKYSVDPPTLDEIQMQKKPRIVVHASIQVTPVKINAPASYSQQPQRAFLVPSHLATCGGRSKNVLSHG encoded by the exons atggagaaaccaacgaGCAGCTCCGTGAATGTGCCCACTGCCGGCACGGCGTCGATGCTGGTGGAGACGGTGGCTGATTTGATGTCTATGTATATGCAGACTGGTCACCTGAATAATCTCTCAGTTTTCAGCGACCTCTGCCTCTCTCTAGCCAA AGGCATTGATCATGCAGTTGCTAACAACGAGGTCCCCTTAAGATCACATGAGCTACCGTCACTGTTGAAACAG GTGTACAAGTATAGGAGTGACTTTTCCATTCAAGAGGCTTCTATGGTGCTACTGATGTACGTCAAG AGTGCGTGCAAGGTTGGATGGTTTCGGAATGAAGATGCTAATGATCTGCTTAAACTTACCCAGGAG GTTAGCAGATACTTCTCTAGTGCTGAAGATGTTGACGTTGAACCCCGCTGTGTTCAGCCTTTTGTTTCAAGAGTATTACCAAG ATTCTGTCCAAAGCTGAGGATGGACAGGATAATAGCCGCTTTTCAAATCAAG CCTGGATTTGGAGCCTTTCATGCTGGTTTTCATATTATAAGGGGAATGTTCTCTCCAGGGAAGGAAGATATA TTGTTACTTGTAACAAATGTTGATAACATGGAGACCTCTTCCTGCATGATTGCTCCACCAGAGACAAG TTTTCTTTTAAATGGAAACCGACTCGAGGGGACGACTAAG GACTGTGTGCAGCAGTTTCCCACCATCATCACTAAAATGCTCAAGTATGGTGTCAATCTTCTACAAGTCATTGGAAAATTTAATG GAAATTATATTGCTGTAATCGGAACAATGAGTTCACTACCATCTCTAGCGTCAAAAGATTGTAGTAGAGCTCCTTTAGCTCATTCAG ATCTGGAAATTGTTGAGACCTCATCAAGAGTCTCGCTTAATTGGCCCATCag CAATTCTTGCCAGGTCTCGAATCAGGCAGGTGACGAGTTGGTTGATATAATCACAGCAGCAAATGGATCCCGGAAACCAATATTATGGGACGATGGTAACCCAAGTCAAATATATAGCAAGAGTCAATCCAATAAGCAGCTAGCGCATGAAAATAAATACAGCGTAGATCCTCCAACTCTGGATGAAATTCAAATGCAAAAGAAACCTAGAATCGTTGTGCATGCTTCTATTCAAGTTACACCAGTGAAAATAAATGCCCCGGCAAGCTATAGTCAACAACCTCAAAGAGCCTTCCTGGTGCCATCTCATCTAGCAACATGTGGAGGAAGGTCAAAAAATGTGCTCAGCCATGGTTAA
- the LOC101265377 gene encoding E4 SUMO-protein ligase PIAL2-like isoform X4, whose product MEKPTSSSVNVPTAGTASMLVETVADLMSMYMQTGHLNNLSVFSDLCLSLAKGIDHAVANNEVPLRSHELPSLLKQVYKYRSDFSIQEASMVLLMYVKSACKVGWFRNEDANDLLKLTQEVSRYFSSAEDVDVEPRCVQPFVSRVLPRFCPKLRMDRIIAAFQIKPGFGAFHAGFHIIRGMFSPGKEDILLLVTNVDNMETSSCMIAPPETSFLLNGNRLEGTTKDCVQQFPTIITKMLKYGVNLLQVIGKFNDLEIVETSSRVSLNWPISNSCQVSNQAGDELVDIITAANGSRKPILWDDGNPSQIYSKSQSNKQLAHENKYSVDPPTLDEIQMQKKPRIVVHASIQVTPVKINAPASYSQQPQRAFLVPSHLATCGGRSKNVLSHG is encoded by the exons atggagaaaccaacgaGCAGCTCCGTGAATGTGCCCACTGCCGGCACGGCGTCGATGCTGGTGGAGACGGTGGCTGATTTGATGTCTATGTATATGCAGACTGGTCACCTGAATAATCTCTCAGTTTTCAGCGACCTCTGCCTCTCTCTAGCCAA AGGCATTGATCATGCAGTTGCTAACAACGAGGTCCCCTTAAGATCACATGAGCTACCGTCACTGTTGAAACAG GTGTACAAGTATAGGAGTGACTTTTCCATTCAAGAGGCTTCTATGGTGCTACTGATGTACGTCAAG AGTGCGTGCAAGGTTGGATGGTTTCGGAATGAAGATGCTAATGATCTGCTTAAACTTACCCAGGAG GTTAGCAGATACTTCTCTAGTGCTGAAGATGTTGACGTTGAACCCCGCTGTGTTCAGCCTTTTGTTTCAAGAGTATTACCAAG ATTCTGTCCAAAGCTGAGGATGGACAGGATAATAGCCGCTTTTCAAATCAAG CCTGGATTTGGAGCCTTTCATGCTGGTTTTCATATTATAAGGGGAATGTTCTCTCCAGGGAAGGAAGATATA TTGTTACTTGTAACAAATGTTGATAACATGGAGACCTCTTCCTGCATGATTGCTCCACCAGAGACAAG TTTTCTTTTAAATGGAAACCGACTCGAGGGGACGACTAAG GACTGTGTGCAGCAGTTTCCCACCATCATCACTAAAATGCTCAAGTATGGTGTCAATCTTCTACAAGTCATTGGAAAATTTAATG ATCTGGAAATTGTTGAGACCTCATCAAGAGTCTCGCTTAATTGGCCCATCag CAATTCTTGCCAGGTCTCGAATCAGGCAGGTGACGAGTTGGTTGATATAATCACAGCAGCAAATGGATCCCGGAAACCAATATTATGGGACGATGGTAACCCAAGTCAAATATATAGCAAGAGTCAATCCAATAAGCAGCTAGCGCATGAAAATAAATACAGCGTAGATCCTCCAACTCTGGATGAAATTCAAATGCAAAAGAAACCTAGAATCGTTGTGCATGCTTCTATTCAAGTTACACCAGTGAAAATAAATGCCCCGGCAAGCTATAGTCAACAACCTCAAAGAGCCTTCCTGGTGCCATCTCATCTAGCAACATGTGGAGGAAGGTCAAAAAATGTGCTCAGCCATGGTTAA
- the LOC101265377 gene encoding E4 SUMO-protein ligase PIAL2-like isoform X1, with translation MEKPTSSSVNVPTAGTASMLVETVADLMSMYMQTGHLNNLSVFSDLCLSLANRGIDHAVANNEVPLRSHELPSLLKQVYKYRSDFSIQEASMVLLMYVKSACKVGWFRNEDANDLLKLTQEVSRYFSSAEDVDVEPRCVQPFVSRVLPRFCPKLRMDRIIAAFQIKPGFGAFHAGFHIIRGMFSPGKEDILLLVTNVDNMETSSCMIAPPETSFLLNGNRLEGTTKDCVQQFPTIITKMLKYGVNLLQVIGKFNGNYIAVIGTMSSLPSLASKDCSRAPLAHSDLEIVETSSRVSLNWPISNSCQVSNQAGDELVDIITAANGSRKPILWDDGNPSQIYSKSQSNKQLAHENKYSVDPPTLDEIQMQKKPRIVVHASIQVTPVKINAPASYSQQPQRAFLVPSHLATCGGRSKNVLSHG, from the exons atggagaaaccaacgaGCAGCTCCGTGAATGTGCCCACTGCCGGCACGGCGTCGATGCTGGTGGAGACGGTGGCTGATTTGATGTCTATGTATATGCAGACTGGTCACCTGAATAATCTCTCAGTTTTCAGCGACCTCTGCCTCTCTCTAGCCAA CAGAGGCATTGATCATGCAGTTGCTAACAACGAGGTCCCCTTAAGATCACATGAGCTACCGTCACTGTTGAAACAG GTGTACAAGTATAGGAGTGACTTTTCCATTCAAGAGGCTTCTATGGTGCTACTGATGTACGTCAAG AGTGCGTGCAAGGTTGGATGGTTTCGGAATGAAGATGCTAATGATCTGCTTAAACTTACCCAGGAG GTTAGCAGATACTTCTCTAGTGCTGAAGATGTTGACGTTGAACCCCGCTGTGTTCAGCCTTTTGTTTCAAGAGTATTACCAAG ATTCTGTCCAAAGCTGAGGATGGACAGGATAATAGCCGCTTTTCAAATCAAG CCTGGATTTGGAGCCTTTCATGCTGGTTTTCATATTATAAGGGGAATGTTCTCTCCAGGGAAGGAAGATATA TTGTTACTTGTAACAAATGTTGATAACATGGAGACCTCTTCCTGCATGATTGCTCCACCAGAGACAAG TTTTCTTTTAAATGGAAACCGACTCGAGGGGACGACTAAG GACTGTGTGCAGCAGTTTCCCACCATCATCACTAAAATGCTCAAGTATGGTGTCAATCTTCTACAAGTCATTGGAAAATTTAATG GAAATTATATTGCTGTAATCGGAACAATGAGTTCACTACCATCTCTAGCGTCAAAAGATTGTAGTAGAGCTCCTTTAGCTCATTCAG ATCTGGAAATTGTTGAGACCTCATCAAGAGTCTCGCTTAATTGGCCCATCag CAATTCTTGCCAGGTCTCGAATCAGGCAGGTGACGAGTTGGTTGATATAATCACAGCAGCAAATGGATCCCGGAAACCAATATTATGGGACGATGGTAACCCAAGTCAAATATATAGCAAGAGTCAATCCAATAAGCAGCTAGCGCATGAAAATAAATACAGCGTAGATCCTCCAACTCTGGATGAAATTCAAATGCAAAAGAAACCTAGAATCGTTGTGCATGCTTCTATTCAAGTTACACCAGTGAAAATAAATGCCCCGGCAAGCTATAGTCAACAACCTCAAAGAGCCTTCCTGGTGCCATCTCATCTAGCAACATGTGGAGGAAGGTCAAAAAATGTGCTCAGCCATGGTTAA
- the LOC101249860 gene encoding alpha/beta-hydrolases superfamily protein — protein sequence MRALHSSLIKPLIRLHCPFSTPIISLSPLRKQFPYLHSSATTSLQKLTAMADNKTAAVDGNFTSDHVSDAWYSVPDLRLRDHRFTVPLDYSIDRCSSTKITVFAREVVAVGKEEQSLPYLLYLQGGPGFECPRPTEAGGWISRACEEYRVVLMDQRGTGLSTPLTPSSMSQVNSAEDLANYLRHFRADNIVHDAEFIRKRLVPDAGPWTILGQSFGGFCAVTYLSFAPKGLKQALITGGLPPIGEGCTADSVYKAGFEQLVCQNEKYYKRFPQDIEIVRDVVNYLAESGGGVPLPSGGILTPRGLQLLGLSGLGSSTGFERLHYLFERVWDPLIVQGAKRRISDYFLNAYERWIGFDANPLYALLHESIYCQGASSLWSAHRIRALNDNKFDAIEAAKVGCPVLFTGEMIFPWIFDEVHALRPFKDAAQLLAEKKDWPSLYDIAALKDNKVPVAAAVYYEDMYVNLKLSMETASRIAGIRPWITNEYMHSGLRDAGSRVLDHLLAMLNGKKPLY from the exons ATGCGGGCACTTCACTCGTCATTGATAAAACCCCTCATTCGTCTCCATTGCCCATTTTCGACTCCCATTATTTCACTATCTCCACTTCGAAAACAATTTCCCTATTTGCACTCCTCCGCTACTACTTCACTCCAAAAACTAACCGCCATGGCCGACAACAAGACGGCAGCCGTCGACGGCAACTTTACCTCTGACCACGTGTCCGACGCTTGGTACTCCGTTCCCGACCTCCGATTACGCGATCACCGATTCACCGTTCCTCTCGATTACTCTATTGATCGCTGTTCCTCTACTAAAATCACCGTCTTCGCTCGTGAAGTAGTTGCTG TTGGTAAGGAGGAACAATCTCTGCCATATCTACTATATTTGCAAGGTGGACCAGGCTTTGAATGCCCAAGACCAACTGAAGCTGGAGGATGGATAAGCAGAGCATGCGAGGAGTACCGTGTTGTTTTAATGGATCAg AGAGGAACAGGTCTATCAACACCATTAACACCATCATCTATGTCACAAGTGAATTCTGCTGAGGATTTGGCTAACTACTTGAGACATTTCCGAGCTGATAATATAGTACATGATGCTGAGTTCATCCGAAAACGCCTTGTCCCTGATGCTGGACCTTGGACAATACTTGGACAG AGCTTCGGAGGATTTTGTGCAGTTACCTACTTGAGTTTTGCTCCTAAAGGACTCAAACAAGCTCTTATAACTGGCGGGCTCCCTCCAATTGGTGAAGGATGCACAGCTGATTCTGTTTATAAGGCAGGCTTTGAGCAGCTTGTTTGtcagaatgaaaaatattacaagAGGTTTCCACAGGATATTGAAATTGTTCGTGATGTTGTAAATTATCTGGCAGAGTCAGGAGGCGGG GTACCTCTGCCATCTGGTGGCATCTTAACACCTCGAGGACTACAACTTCTTGGTCTCTCAGGTCTAGGATCAAGTACTGGTTTCGAACGATTGCATTACCT GTTTGAGAGAGTCTGGGATCCTTTAATAGTTCAAGGAGCAAAAAGGAGAATCAGTGACTACTTCTTGAATGCT TATGAGAGATGGATCGGATTTGATGCAAACCCTTTATATGCTCTTTTGCATGAAAGCATATATTGCCAG GGTGCCTCATCCCTGTGGTCTGCTCACAGAATTAGGGCTCTAAATGACAACAAATTTGATGCAATTGAGGCAGCAAAAGTTGGCTGCCCTGTACTTTTTACTGGAGAG ATGATATTCCCATGGATATTTGATGAGGTCCATGCGTTGAGGCCGTTCAAAGATGCTGCCCAGCTACTAGCAGAGAAGAAGGATTGGCCATCATTATATGACATTGCTGCATTAAAGGATAATAAA GTACCAGTTGCAGCAGCTGTTTACTATGAAGACATGTATGTTAACTTAAAGTTATCTATGGAGACCGCTTCTCGGATAGCAGGAATCAGGCCTTGGATTACTAATGAGTACATGCACTCTGGTTTGAGAGATGCCGGAAGTCGAGTTTTGGATCATTTGCTTGCTATGTTAAATGGAAAGAAGCCCTTGTATTAA
- the ER5 gene encoding ethylene-responsive late embryogenesis-like protein (The RefSeq protein has 2 substitutions compared to this genomic sequence), protein MADFMEKAMDFVSDKVEKPEADITDFDLKKVSMDSISYHAKVAVKNPYSVPVPIMQISYTLKCSGRVIVSGTIPDPGNIKANDTTILDVPVKVPHSMLVSLGKDIGKDWDIDYKLELGLAIDLPVIGDFTIPLSHSGEIKLPSLSDLWNGDKQEDTEKEI, encoded by the exons ATGGCAGATTTCATGGAGAAAGCGATGAATTTCGTGTCTGATAAGGTGGAGAAACCGGAGGCTGACATCACGGATTTTGATCTGAAAAAAGTTAGCATGGACAGCATTTCCTATCATGCTAAAGTTGCCGTGAAAAACCCTTACTCTGTTCCTGTACCCATCATGCAGATCTCGTACACTCTCAAATGCTCCGGCAG GGTTATAGTATCAGGAAAAATTCCAGATCCAGGGAATATAAAGGCAAATGACACAACTATTTTAGATGTGCCAGTGAAGGTACCTCACAGTATGCTAGTGAGTTTGGGTAAGGATATTGGTAAAGATTGGGACATTGACTATAAACTGGAATTAGGTCTCGCTATTGATCTTCCAGTCATCGGAGATTTCACAATTCCACTCTCACATAGCGGCGAGATCAAGCTTCCATCACTCTCAGACTTATGGAACGGTGACAAACAAGAAGACACTGAAAAAGAGATCTGA
- the LOC101265377 gene encoding E4 SUMO-protein ligase PIAL2-like isoform X3 gives MEKPTSSSVNVPTAGTASMLVETVADLMSMYMQTGHLNNLSVFSDLCLSLANRGIDHAVANNEVPLRSHELPSLLKQVYKYRSDFSIQEASMVLLMYVKSACKVGWFRNEDANDLLKLTQEVSRYFSSAEDVDVEPRCVQPFVSRVLPRFCPKLRMDRIIAAFQIKPGFGAFHAGFHIIRGMFSPGKEDILLLVTNVDNMETSSCMIAPPETSFLLNGNRLEGTTKDCVQQFPTIITKMLKYGVNLLQVIGKFNDLEIVETSSRVSLNWPISNSCQVSNQAGDELVDIITAANGSRKPILWDDGNPSQIYSKSQSNKQLAHENKYSVDPPTLDEIQMQKKPRIVVHASIQVTPVKINAPASYSQQPQRAFLVPSHLATCGGRSKNVLSHG, from the exons atggagaaaccaacgaGCAGCTCCGTGAATGTGCCCACTGCCGGCACGGCGTCGATGCTGGTGGAGACGGTGGCTGATTTGATGTCTATGTATATGCAGACTGGTCACCTGAATAATCTCTCAGTTTTCAGCGACCTCTGCCTCTCTCTAGCCAA CAGAGGCATTGATCATGCAGTTGCTAACAACGAGGTCCCCTTAAGATCACATGAGCTACCGTCACTGTTGAAACAG GTGTACAAGTATAGGAGTGACTTTTCCATTCAAGAGGCTTCTATGGTGCTACTGATGTACGTCAAG AGTGCGTGCAAGGTTGGATGGTTTCGGAATGAAGATGCTAATGATCTGCTTAAACTTACCCAGGAG GTTAGCAGATACTTCTCTAGTGCTGAAGATGTTGACGTTGAACCCCGCTGTGTTCAGCCTTTTGTTTCAAGAGTATTACCAAG ATTCTGTCCAAAGCTGAGGATGGACAGGATAATAGCCGCTTTTCAAATCAAG CCTGGATTTGGAGCCTTTCATGCTGGTTTTCATATTATAAGGGGAATGTTCTCTCCAGGGAAGGAAGATATA TTGTTACTTGTAACAAATGTTGATAACATGGAGACCTCTTCCTGCATGATTGCTCCACCAGAGACAAG TTTTCTTTTAAATGGAAACCGACTCGAGGGGACGACTAAG GACTGTGTGCAGCAGTTTCCCACCATCATCACTAAAATGCTCAAGTATGGTGTCAATCTTCTACAAGTCATTGGAAAATTTAATG ATCTGGAAATTGTTGAGACCTCATCAAGAGTCTCGCTTAATTGGCCCATCag CAATTCTTGCCAGGTCTCGAATCAGGCAGGTGACGAGTTGGTTGATATAATCACAGCAGCAAATGGATCCCGGAAACCAATATTATGGGACGATGGTAACCCAAGTCAAATATATAGCAAGAGTCAATCCAATAAGCAGCTAGCGCATGAAAATAAATACAGCGTAGATCCTCCAACTCTGGATGAAATTCAAATGCAAAAGAAACCTAGAATCGTTGTGCATGCTTCTATTCAAGTTACACCAGTGAAAATAAATGCCCCGGCAAGCTATAGTCAACAACCTCAAAGAGCCTTCCTGGTGCCATCTCATCTAGCAACATGTGGAGGAAGGTCAAAAAATGTGCTCAGCCATGGTTAA
- the LOC101261749 gene encoding WRKY transcription factor 22 has product MEEDWDLHAVVRGCAASSTAAAAAATTTATTNSCCSSFQPRQDGNFFSFQDPFVPRFDNPISDFEELHNLYKPFFPKAQQIPLSPQNNTNNIPISPLSVLGGLQDLSPQQTLKQQQHIHQLNSTRLTQPKQSPLSAYGSTTTSASHVQSPRPKRRKNQLKKVCQVPAEGLSSDMWSWRKYGQKPIKGSPYPRGYYRCSTSKGCLARKQVERNRSDPNMFIVTYTAEHNHPMPTHRNSLAGSTRQKPANSEAGTVSDSNKPTSSSPVSSPACHSPATEKQESSRDEREDIFEDDDDEFGSSNMGLDNMEPADDDFFEGLDELAAQTTGDCFSDNFPGSMQLPWMSNNATTTAAGGV; this is encoded by the exons ATGGAAGAGGATTGGGATCTACATGCGGTGGTCAGAGGCTGCGCCGCTAGTTCCACCGCCGCCGCTGCTGCCGCCACCACCACAGCCACCACTAATTCTTGTTGCAGCAGCTTCCAACCAAGACAAGATGGCAACTTTTTTAGTTTTCAAGATCCATTTGTCCCAAGATTTGATAACCCCATAAGTGATTTTGAAGAGTTGCATAATCTTTACAAGCCTTTCTTCCCTAAAGCACAACAAATACCTCTTTCTCctcaaaataatactaataatatacCCATTTCACCTCTCTCTGTTCTTGGAGGACTACAAGATCTATCACCCCAACAAAcactaaaacaacaacaacatattcatcAGCTAAACAGTACAAGATTAACACAACCCAAACAATCTCCTCTCTCTGCATATGGTTCCACAACTACTAGTGCTTCACATGTTCAAAGCCCAAGACCTAAAAGAAG aaaaaatcaattgaagaaGGTATGTCAAGTACCTGCTGAAGGTTTATCTTCTGACATGTGGTCTTGGAGAAAATATGGACAAAAACCCATCAAAGGCTCTCCATATCCAAG GGGATATTACAGGTGTAGTACTTCAAAGGGTTGTTTGGCCCGAAAACAAGTGGAGCGAAATAGATCCGACCCGAATATGTTCATTGTAACTTACACAGCAGAGCACAATCACCCTATGCCAACTCACCGGAATTCCCTCGCCGGAAGTACCCGTCAGAAGCCGGCGAATTCCGAAGCTGGTACTGTAAGTGACTCTAACAAACCCACTAGTTCATCGCCGGTATCTTCGCCGGCGTGTCATTCTCCGGCGACGGAGAAGCAAGAAAGCAGCAGGGATGAAAGAGAAGACATTTTTGAAGACGACGATGACGAATTTGGTAGTTCAAATATGGGATTAGATAACATGGAGCCTGCAgatgatgatttttttgaagGGTTAGATGAACTCGCCGCTCAGACCACCGGAGATTGCTTTTCCGATAATTTTCCGGGGTCTATGCAGCTTCCATGGATGTCAAATAACGCCACAACCACCGCCGCAGGCGGCGTTTGA